A single bacterium DNA region contains:
- a CDS encoding O-antigen ligase family protein, with protein sequence MNIRAWGSGTAAGAMLAGLVLAPLPYGSVLPWARSFLEIFSFLALGLVLAGGRRRGAFDGKRLTPLAWGMAFLVAGGLIQILPLPPGLLRLLSPGSAAVWAGKTPSGWAPISVAPGLTADNLLLLAAGCALFWAAALFRPAPGARPGNFPSLLIGAILTVGFVISVAGIARHFSAPREIYGIREITRGAPFGPFVNRNHFAGYIEMIIPCGLILLFAPPSSRPQAFLRRLFRKFTSRDPRPILIAFMVTVMTWALLLSGSRGGIVSLAAATGFLAACARRAGLLTSKNCSRIIIILLAGAVAFGVWFGWRRVGHRFQGIEGTPLRVRVWSDSLEAAGSFPLFGSGLGTFAEVFPSYQSFPFNYRFTHAENDYVQMALEMGAWGTGGALWLLFFWYRAVFAGIRPGGGGPVLSTRRGFSISPLGVLLGTSAGVTALLVHELFNFNLHVPSNFILFCALAGLAAGAAGETSHE encoded by the coding sequence ATGCTCGCCGGCCTCGTCCTGGCGCCGCTCCCCTACGGATCGGTCCTCCCCTGGGCCCGGTCGTTTCTGGAGATCTTCTCTTTCCTGGCCCTGGGGCTGGTCCTCGCCGGGGGCCGGCGGCGCGGGGCTTTCGACGGGAAGCGGCTCACGCCCCTGGCCTGGGGGATGGCTTTCCTGGTGGCGGGAGGCCTGATCCAGATCCTCCCCCTCCCCCCGGGCCTATTGCGCCTGCTCAGTCCCGGCTCCGCCGCCGTCTGGGCCGGAAAAACTCCGAGCGGATGGGCTCCGATCTCCGTCGCCCCCGGCCTGACGGCCGACAACCTTCTGCTCCTGGCGGCGGGCTGCGCCCTCTTCTGGGCGGCGGCGCTCTTTCGCCCCGCGCCCGGGGCGCGGCCCGGGAACTTTCCTTCCCTCCTGATCGGAGCGATCCTGACCGTCGGGTTCGTGATCTCCGTGGCGGGGATCGCCCGGCATTTCAGCGCTCCCCGGGAAATTTACGGGATCAGGGAGATAACCCGGGGCGCTCCCTTCGGCCCCTTCGTCAACCGGAACCACTTCGCCGGTTATATCGAAATGATCATCCCCTGCGGTTTGATCCTGCTTTTCGCCCCGCCCTCTTCCCGCCCCCAGGCCTTCCTGCGGCGCTTGTTCCGTAAATTCACCAGCCGCGATCCCCGCCCCATCCTGATCGCCTTCATGGTAACGGTCATGACCTGGGCGCTCCTCCTCAGCGGATCGCGGGGCGGCATCGTCTCCCTCGCCGCCGCCACGGGCTTTCTGGCCGCCTGCGCCCGCCGGGCGGGGCTGCTCACGTCCAAAAATTGTTCCAGGATCATCATCATCCTCCTGGCGGGGGCCGTCGCCTTCGGAGTCTGGTTCGGGTGGCGCCGGGTCGGGCACCGCTTCCAGGGCATCGAGGGCACCCCCCTCCGGGTCCGGGTCTGGTCGGATTCCCTGGAAGCGGCCGGAAGCTTCCCCCTCTTCGGCTCCGGCCTGGGCACCTTCGCCGAAGTGTTCCCCTCCTATCAATCTTTCCCCTTCAACTACCGCTTCACCCACGCCGAAAACGATTACGTCCAAATGGCGCTGGAGATGGGCGCGTGGGGGACGGGGGGAGCGCTCTGGCTCCTGTTCTTCTGGTACCGGGCGGTCTTCGCCGGGATCAGGCCGGGCGGGGGCGGACCGGTCCTCAGCACCCGCCGGGGGTTTTCGATCTCTCCCCTGGGCGTGCTGCTCGGGACTTCGGCCGGCGTCACCGCCCTTCTCGTCCACGAACTCTTCAACTTCAACCTCCACGTCCCCTCCAACTTCATCCTCTTCTGCGCCCTGGCCGGACTGGCCGCCGGCGCCGCCGGCGAAACTTCCCATGAATGA